A window from Enterocloster bolteae encodes these proteins:
- a CDS encoding ABC transporter permease: protein MYKYVLKRLLMLIPVIIGVTFIVFFILNLSPGDPAAIILGDQASAEALAMKREELGLNDPLLVRYGHYMINMLHGDLGTSYKNNLSVWSQVMERFPNTAVLAVAGILVAILIGIPTGIISAKKQYSMMDNTAMLLSLIGVAMPNFWFGLLMVILFALTLGWLPSQGMGEGFIPLIKSLVLPAVTLGTGAAAMITRMTRSSMLEVIRQDYIDTARAKGVSDKKITTRHMLKNAMIPIITAVGLQFGTLLGGAMLTETVFSWPGLGRLMVDSIKSKDIPMVLGSVIFLAIMFTVVNLAVDIIYAFVDPRIKSQYKRK from the coding sequence ATGTACAAGTATGTGTTAAAAAGACTGCTTATGCTGATTCCGGTCATTATCGGCGTGACGTTCATTGTGTTTTTCATTCTGAACCTGTCACCGGGCGACCCGGCGGCAATCATCCTGGGTGACCAGGCATCAGCCGAGGCGCTGGCCATGAAGAGGGAGGAGCTGGGACTCAACGACCCTCTGCTGGTCCGTTACGGACATTATATGATTAATATGCTTCACGGGGACCTGGGCACATCCTATAAAAATAACCTGAGCGTATGGTCGCAGGTTATGGAGCGGTTTCCTAACACAGCGGTGCTGGCAGTGGCAGGTATCCTGGTAGCCATTCTGATAGGAATTCCCACGGGAATTATTTCCGCCAAGAAACAGTATTCCATGATGGATAATACAGCCATGCTGCTCTCACTGATTGGCGTGGCCATGCCTAACTTCTGGTTCGGCCTGCTGATGGTTATTCTGTTTGCGCTGACCCTGGGCTGGCTGCCTTCACAGGGAATGGGGGAGGGATTCATACCTCTCATCAAGAGCCTGGTCCTTCCGGCGGTGACGCTGGGCACAGGGGCTGCTGCCATGATTACGCGTATGACACGCTCATCCATGCTGGAGGTTATCCGTCAGGATTACATAGACACAGCCAGGGCAAAGGGGGTTTCCGATAAGAAAATAACCACCCGCCACATGCTTAAGAATGCCATGATTCCGATTATCACGGCAGTGGGCCTGCAGTTCGGCACCCTTTTGGGAGGCGCCATGCTGACAGAGACCGTATTTTCCTGGCCGGGCCTGGGACGTCTCATGGTGGATTCCATCAAGTCAAAAGATATTCCCATGGTATTGGGGTCTGTTATCTTTCTGGCAATCATGTTTACCGTGGTCAACCTGGCGGTAGACATCATATACGCCTTTGTGGACCCGAGAATTAAATCACAATACAAGAGAAAGTAG
- a CDS encoding GntR family transcriptional regulator, with amino-acid sequence MDKEKKRSLSEVAADYVREQILQGKLAQREKLVENDIAVTLGMSRGPVRDALKQLMYEGFLDYETNKGYSVTMLSPKDAYEIFFLRGNLENLALERCGGRLLSDSIFLMEDAVLAMKEAVSEDDMGKIIKYDEIFHKQILLSGQMERLTSLWETLSPLNGAMFYTIKQINGYVSEEQVDLDQEDIAAQAGRRGNNYLEHKWLLEILQRGNLEQSRSAINTHYIANGERIYRIGMKMKNQELFYHV; translated from the coding sequence ATGGATAAGGAAAAAAAAAGAAGTCTTTCAGAGGTGGCAGCAGATTATGTGAGGGAGCAGATTCTTCAGGGAAAGCTGGCTCAGAGAGAAAAGCTGGTTGAAAATGATATAGCCGTAACGCTGGGGATGAGCCGGGGGCCGGTGCGGGATGCGCTGAAGCAGCTGATGTACGAAGGGTTTCTGGATTATGAGACCAATAAAGGGTACTCTGTCACCATGCTTTCGCCTAAGGATGCCTATGAGATATTCTTTCTGCGGGGCAACCTGGAAAACCTGGCTTTGGAGCGGTGCGGGGGCCGTCTCCTGAGCGACAGCATTTTTCTTATGGAGGATGCGGTGCTGGCCATGAAGGAGGCAGTGTCAGAGGACGACATGGGGAAAATCATCAAGTATGATGAGATATTCCATAAACAGATTTTATTATCAGGCCAGATGGAGCGTCTGACCAGTCTGTGGGAGACATTAAGCCCCTTAAACGGAGCCATGTTCTATACCATCAAGCAAATCAACGGGTATGTGTCTGAAGAACAGGTGGATTTGGACCAGGAGGACATTGCTGCCCAGGCAGGACGGCGGGGAAATAACTATCTGGAGCATAAATGGCTTTTGGAAATCCTGCAGCGGGGAAACCTGGAACAGTCCAGGAGCGCAATCAATACCCACTACATAGCCAACGGCGAGAGAATTTACCGGATCGGAATGAAGATGAAGAACCAGGAACTGTTTTATCATGTGTAA
- a CDS encoding ABC transporter ATP-binding protein encodes MQEQKTEILRVEHLKKYFTTPKGTLHAVDDVNFSIRTGETLGVVGESGCGKSTMGRAILRLHEPTSGKVYFEGRDILGYNKKQLKDLRKDMQIIFQDPFASLNPRMTVSEAIIEPLLVQGIYKPNEKAAITQQVEKIMNLVGLAKRLVNTYPHELDGGRRQRIGIARALAVNPKFIVCDEPVSALDVSIQAQILNLMQDLQEELNLTYMFITHDLSVVRHFSNDIVVMYLGQMVESAPAKALFKNPMHPYTKALLSAIPVPDPDFKMERIPLKGELTSPINPEPGCRFAKRCPYATEGCTSNEMTLKEMEPGHFVSCRMVQEQG; translated from the coding sequence ATGCAGGAACAGAAAACAGAGATATTACGTGTGGAACATCTGAAAAAATATTTTACAACCCCCAAGGGCACTCTCCATGCGGTGGACGATGTAAACTTTTCCATCCGTACCGGGGAGACACTGGGAGTGGTAGGGGAGTCCGGATGCGGAAAATCCACCATGGGAAGGGCTATCCTGAGGCTTCACGAACCCACAAGCGGCAAGGTTTATTTTGAGGGCAGGGATATCCTGGGCTACAACAAGAAGCAGCTAAAGGATTTGAGGAAGGATATGCAGATTATATTCCAGGACCCCTTTGCTTCCCTGAATCCCAGGATGACGGTCAGCGAGGCAATCATTGAACCGCTGCTGGTGCAGGGTATTTACAAGCCCAATGAAAAGGCCGCCATCACCCAGCAGGTGGAGAAGATCATGAACCTGGTGGGACTGGCCAAGCGTCTGGTAAACACATATCCCCATGAGCTGGACGGCGGCAGGCGCCAGAGAATCGGAATCGCCAGAGCGCTGGCGGTCAATCCAAAGTTCATTGTATGCGACGAGCCTGTATCGGCCCTGGACGTATCCATCCAGGCCCAGATCCTTAACCTGATGCAGGATCTGCAGGAGGAGCTGAACCTTACCTATATGTTTATTACACACGATTTGTCGGTGGTAAGGCACTTTTCCAATGACATCGTGGTCATGTATCTGGGACAGATGGTGGAGTCAGCACCTGCCAAGGCGCTGTTTAAGAATCCCATGCATCCGTACACAAAGGCGCTGCTGTCAGCCATACCGGTTCCTGATCCGGACTTTAAGATGGAGCGCATTCCGCTAAAGGGCGAGCTCACATCGCCTATCAACCCGGAGCCGGGATGCAGGTTTGCAAAGCGCTGTCCTTATGCAACGGAAGGCTGTACCAGCAATGAAATGACTTTAAAGGAAATGGAGCCGGGGCACTTTGTGAGCTGCCGTATGGTTCAGGAGCAGGGTTAA
- a CDS encoding M42 family metallopeptidase, with protein MANIKEIEALTNAFGPSGFEDEVIREVKNWCGGLDVANDAMYNVYATMKKKKAGRPVLMLDAHLDECGFMVQSILENGLLSILMLGGFHLTSLPAHSVIVRTRDGKKHRGITTSKPVHFLTAAQKNDNSLAIEDILVDVGASSREEVTEVYGIRPGDPIMPDVSFEYHKENGILYGKAFDNRLGCVSIIDTMQALRDEADQLAVEVVGAFAAQEEVGTRGATVTAQQVQPDLAIVFEGSPADDFYFRAGIAQGCLRSGVQIRHMDNSYISNVEFIRFAQETGDKLGIKYQDAVRRGGSTNAGKISLTGKAVPVLVLGIPSRYVHSHYNFCAEEDVDATVRMAVEVIRGLDEERIARILRKEVI; from the coding sequence ATGGCAAACATAAAAGAAATCGAAGCGTTGACCAATGCCTTTGGTCCCAGTGGATTTGAGGACGAGGTCATCCGGGAAGTAAAGAACTGGTGCGGGGGTTTGGACGTGGCAAATGATGCTATGTACAATGTTTACGCCACCATGAAGAAGAAAAAGGCCGGGCGCCCCGTGCTCATGCTGGACGCCCATCTGGACGAGTGCGGATTCATGGTACAGTCCATACTGGAAAACGGACTTTTAAGTATTCTGATGCTGGGAGGATTCCATCTCACCAGCCTGCCCGCCCACTCTGTCATCGTAAGGACAAGGGACGGGAAAAAGCACAGGGGAATCACCACATCCAAACCAGTTCATTTTCTGACAGCGGCTCAGAAAAACGACAACTCCCTGGCAATCGAGGATATCCTGGTGGATGTGGGTGCCAGCAGCCGGGAGGAAGTGACGGAGGTCTATGGAATCCGCCCGGGCGACCCTATTATGCCGGATGTAAGCTTTGAGTATCATAAGGAAAATGGAATTCTGTACGGCAAGGCTTTTGACAACCGTCTGGGCTGTGTGAGCATTATTGACACCATGCAGGCGCTTCGGGATGAGGCGGACCAGCTGGCAGTGGAAGTGGTAGGCGCATTTGCGGCCCAGGAGGAAGTGGGTACCAGGGGGGCCACGGTGACGGCACAGCAGGTTCAGCCTGATTTGGCCATTGTGTTTGAGGGATCACCGGCGGATGATTTCTATTTCCGTGCCGGTATTGCCCAGGGATGCTTAAGGAGCGGTGTGCAGATTCGCCACATGGACAACAGCTACATTTCCAACGTGGAATTCATACGTTTTGCCCAGGAGACAGGAGATAAGCTTGGAATCAAGTACCAGGACGCAGTGCGCCGGGGCGGCAGCACAAATGCCGGAAAAATCAGCCTCACGGGAAAGGCGGTCCCGGTACTGGTGTTAGGCATTCCGTCCAGGTATGTACACAGCCACTATAATTTCTGCGCGGAAGAAGACGTGGACGCCACTGTCAGAATGGCCGTGGAGGTAATACGCGGACTGGATGAGGAGAGGATTGCGAGGATTCTGCGGAAGGAAGTTATCTAA
- a CDS encoding ABC transporter substrate-binding protein codes for MRKTWKKVIALSLVAAMAVSAAGCSKSGQTSTEGGSAQTEAGSKGAEAGGSAGGSGEYKDTLVWAQGADVTSLDPHQGKETPAVEVTDQIFDTLTVVDAATGELQPQIAESWDQNSDTSYTFHIRQGVKFHDGSEVKAEDVKFSLDRAINSAAVSYIVDFIDKVDVVDDYTVNVELKAPYAPALRNLSVPFAAIVPKAVVEADEEAFKLHPIGTGPYKFVEWKQGDSVTLERFDDYYAGPAETQKLVMKVIPEASQRTIALETGEVDLAYDLLPNDLEKVRSNSDLQLFEAPSLTCYYISMNMNKAPYDDQKVRDAVNYAIDRQLIIDTIASGSGEPADAIIAPAVFGYFSPGAYEYDPEKAKSLLAEAGYPNGFETSIWVNDNQTRVEVCQAVQAMLQDVGITCNIEVMEFGSFISRTSAGEHDMGYFGWVTSTTDADYTYYSLEHSSQQGAAGNRSFIGDPEVDKLIETGRTSADESVRLKAYEDLAVKLKEVNNNAPIYYSTITAGANAKVEGFVMDPIGYHKLEHVKVAK; via the coding sequence ATGAGAAAAACATGGAAGAAAGTCATTGCATTATCCTTAGTGGCGGCAATGGCAGTAAGTGCAGCCGGCTGTTCCAAGTCCGGACAGACCTCCACGGAAGGCGGCAGCGCTCAGACAGAGGCAGGTTCCAAGGGAGCAGAGGCAGGAGGAAGCGCCGGCGGTTCAGGGGAGTACAAGGATACGCTGGTATGGGCGCAGGGAGCGGATGTTACTTCCTTAGATCCCCATCAGGGAAAGGAGACGCCGGCTGTAGAGGTTACGGACCAGATTTTCGACACGCTGACTGTTGTTGACGCTGCGACCGGAGAGCTGCAGCCCCAGATTGCAGAGAGTTGGGATCAGAATTCCGATACATCCTACACATTCCACATCCGCCAGGGCGTGAAATTCCACGATGGTTCTGAGGTGAAGGCAGAGGATGTAAAGTTCTCCCTGGACAGGGCCATTAATTCCGCCGCTGTTTCCTACATTGTTGACTTTATCGACAAGGTAGACGTGGTAGACGATTATACAGTTAATGTAGAGCTGAAGGCGCCTTATGCACCGGCTCTGAGAAACCTTTCCGTACCATTTGCAGCCATTGTTCCAAAGGCAGTGGTGGAGGCAGACGAGGAAGCCTTCAAGCTTCATCCAATCGGTACCGGCCCATATAAGTTTGTAGAGTGGAAGCAGGGCGATTCCGTTACCCTGGAGCGCTTTGACGATTACTATGCAGGACCGGCAGAGACACAGAAGCTGGTTATGAAGGTTATCCCTGAGGCATCCCAGAGAACCATCGCCCTGGAGACAGGAGAAGTGGACCTGGCTTACGACCTGCTTCCAAATGACCTGGAGAAGGTAAGGAGCAATTCCGACCTCCAGCTGTTTGAGGCTCCATCCCTGACCTGCTACTACATTTCCATGAACATGAACAAGGCGCCATATGATGACCAGAAGGTAAGGGATGCCGTTAACTACGCCATTGACCGCCAGCTGATTATCGACACCATTGCCAGCGGATCCGGAGAGCCGGCTGACGCCATCATTGCACCGGCCGTATTCGGATACTTCAGCCCTGGCGCTTATGAGTATGACCCTGAGAAGGCAAAATCCCTTCTGGCCGAGGCCGGATATCCAAACGGATTCGAGACCAGCATCTGGGTAAATGACAACCAGACACGTGTAGAGGTATGCCAGGCTGTACAGGCCATGCTTCAGGATGTGGGAATCACCTGCAACATCGAGGTAATGGAATTCGGCAGCTTTATTTCCAGGACTTCCGCAGGGGAGCATGACATGGGATACTTTGGCTGGGTGACCTCCACCACAGACGCAGACTACACCTACTATTCACTGGAACACTCCTCACAGCAGGGAGCAGCCGGAAACCGCAGCTTCATCGGAGATCCTGAGGTAGACAAGCTCATTGAGACAGGAAGGACCAGCGCAGATGAGTCCGTGAGACTGAAAGCATATGAGGACCTGGCTGTGAAGTTAAAAGAAGTGAACAACAACGCACCTATCTACTACAGCACCATCACCGCAGGCGCCAACGCCAAGGTGGAAGGTTTCGTGATGGATCCAATCGGCTACCACAAGCTGGAGCATGTAAAGGTTGCAAAATAA
- a CDS encoding ABC transporter permease has translation MGKKHLIAAEAEGDQRSLWGEAWRRFKKNRLAMIGMYFILALVIIAIATIIIDAVTGKSIYLNYVVKQDLRGRLQGPSLAHPFGLDEFGRDMLLRMLWAVRYSLFMGTVAIIISCIFGGLLGAFAGYYGKTADNIIMRIMDILLAIPSMLLAIAIVAALGTSITNVLIAIAISYVPTFARTVRASVLTVKDQEFIEAARSIGCSDWRIIIKYVIPNSMAPIIVQVTLGIAGAILSIAGLSFLGLGIQPPTPEWGAMLSNARSYIRDAWHVTIIPGMGIMLTILALNLVGDGLRDALDPRLKS, from the coding sequence ATGGGAAAGAAACATCTGATTGCCGCGGAAGCGGAAGGCGACCAGCGCTCCCTGTGGGGCGAGGCATGGCGCAGATTCAAAAAGAACCGGCTGGCCATGATTGGCATGTATTTTATCCTGGCACTGGTCATCATAGCAATAGCAACCATCATCATTGACGCGGTTACAGGCAAATCCATTTACCTGAATTACGTGGTAAAGCAGGATCTGAGGGGACGTCTGCAGGGACCAAGCCTGGCACACCCCTTTGGGCTGGATGAGTTCGGCAGGGACATGCTGCTGCGCATGCTTTGGGCGGTCCGGTACTCCCTGTTTATGGGAACCGTGGCCATCATCATTTCATGTATCTTCGGCGGTCTCCTGGGAGCTTTCGCAGGGTATTACGGCAAGACCGCTGACAATATCATCATGAGAATTATGGACATTCTTCTGGCTATCCCGTCCATGCTTCTGGCTATCGCCATCGTGGCGGCCCTGGGGACCAGCATCACCAATGTGCTGATTGCCATTGCCATCTCCTATGTGCCCACCTTTGCCAGAACGGTCCGGGCATCGGTGCTTACGGTGAAGGACCAGGAGTTTATTGAAGCGGCCCGCTCCATTGGGTGCAGCGACTGGCGCATCATCATCAAGTACGTGATTCCCAATTCCATGGCGCCCATTATCGTGCAGGTGACCCTGGGAATCGCAGGAGCCATCCTTTCCATCGCAGGACTTTCCTTCCTGGGACTCGGCATCCAGCCGCCCACCCCTGAGTGGGGCGCAATGCTGTCCAATGCCCGAAGCTATATCCGCGACGCATGGCATGTCACCATCATCCCGGGCATGGGAATCATGCTCACCATCCTGGCCCTTAACCTGGTGGGAGACGGACTGAGAGATGCCCTTGACCCGCGTTTGAAGAGCTGA
- a CDS encoding creatininase family protein: MRLSKITWPTAERYFKENDMVILPIGSTECHGRHMPLGTDTLIPDKILDLIEEKNDNILIAPMIPYGACQSLADYPGTINIDSDVLYQYVYQIVDGLYKHGARKILVLNGHGGNIKTIERIGLEFDKKGAMVVMLNWWLMAWDMKPEWKGGHGGGEETAGIMAVDPSLVDMSKIDLPLEMTNLTENLVATGFRTVRFKGVEIEILRNTPKVTDNGWIGPDHPNTATVEWGQEMVQTTADYILDLIEELKKVSL, encoded by the coding sequence ATGAGATTATCAAAGATTACATGGCCAACAGCGGAACGGTATTTTAAGGAAAATGACATGGTCATTCTTCCAATCGGCAGTACGGAGTGCCATGGACGCCATATGCCGCTGGGAACAGACACCCTGATACCTGACAAAATCCTGGATCTGATTGAGGAGAAAAATGACAACATCCTCATCGCGCCCATGATTCCCTACGGAGCATGCCAGTCACTGGCTGATTATCCGGGAACCATCAACATTGATTCCGACGTACTGTACCAGTATGTATACCAGATTGTGGACGGGCTGTACAAGCACGGCGCGCGGAAAATTCTGGTGCTCAACGGACACGGAGGGAATATCAAGACCATCGAGCGCATCGGCCTGGAATTTGACAAGAAGGGCGCCATGGTCGTGATGCTGAACTGGTGGCTGATGGCCTGGGATATGAAGCCTGAGTGGAAGGGCGGACACGGCGGCGGCGAGGAGACAGCTGGCATCATGGCAGTTGACCCCTCACTGGTAGATATGAGCAAGATTGACCTCCCTCTGGAAATGACCAATCTCACCGAAAACCTGGTGGCTACCGGCTTCCGTACCGTGCGCTTCAAGGGTGTTGAGATTGAAATTCTCAGGAACACACCAAAGGTGACAGACAATGGATGGATTGGACCGGATCATCCAAACACTGCCACCGTGGAGTGGGGCCAGGAGATGGTACAGACCACAGCCGACTATATTCTGGATTTGATTGAGGAGCTTAAGAAGGTTTCACTGTAA
- a CDS encoding ABC transporter ATP-binding protein: protein MADKPLLEVKDLVIHYETDDGVVKALNGVNIHIGVGETLGLVGETGAGKTTLAKGIMRLIPNPPGKILGGEVIFEGQDLLKLSTNGMEAIRGRDISMIFQDPMTSLNPVLTVGEQIMEVIENHNTSLSRQEARKWAENMLERVGIPAERFGEYPHQFSGGMKQRVVIAIALACNPKLLIADEPTTALDVTIQAQVLEMIYKLKSENNTSMILITHDLGVVAQNCDYVAIIYAGEVVEYGTLREIYKDTKHPYTEGLFGSIPSLTSDVKRLQAIDGMMPDPTKLPEGCVFCERCKYAVPECSKTHPGMVTVGGTHQVRCIRYR from the coding sequence ATGGCAGATAAACCATTATTGGAAGTAAAAGATCTGGTCATCCACTATGAAACGGATGACGGAGTGGTAAAGGCGCTAAACGGCGTCAATATACATATCGGCGTGGGAGAGACCCTTGGACTGGTGGGAGAGACCGGTGCGGGAAAGACCACGCTGGCAAAAGGAATTATGAGGCTGATTCCCAATCCTCCGGGCAAGATTCTGGGCGGAGAGGTGATTTTTGAGGGACAGGACCTGTTGAAGCTTTCCACCAATGGAATGGAGGCCATTCGCGGCAGGGACATTTCCATGATATTCCAGGATCCTATGACCTCCCTGAACCCGGTGCTCACGGTAGGCGAGCAGATCATGGAGGTAATCGAGAACCACAACACCAGCCTGTCCAGGCAGGAGGCCAGAAAATGGGCTGAAAACATGCTGGAAAGGGTGGGAATCCCGGCAGAGCGTTTTGGAGAGTATCCCCACCAGTTTTCAGGCGGTATGAAGCAAAGGGTGGTCATTGCAATCGCCCTGGCCTGCAACCCCAAGCTGCTCATTGCGGATGAGCCCACCACGGCTCTGGACGTTACCATACAGGCCCAGGTGCTGGAGATGATATACAAGCTTAAATCTGAAAATAACACATCCATGATCCTCATTACCCACGACCTGGGGGTGGTTGCCCAGAACTGTGATTACGTGGCAATCATCTATGCGGGGGAAGTGGTGGAATACGGAACCCTGCGGGAAATATACAAGGACACAAAACATCCGTACACGGAGGGACTCTTTGGTTCCATTCCCAGCCTGACAAGCGATGTGAAGCGGCTTCAGGCCATTGACGGCATGATGCCCGACCCCACCAAGCTGCCTGAGGGCTGCGTTTTCTGCGAGAGGTGCAAGTATGCGGTTCCTGAATGTTCCAAGACCCATCCCGGGATGGTGACTGTAGGCGGAACCCACCAGGTCCGCTGCATCCGCTACCGCTAA
- the guaA gene encoding glutamine-hydrolyzing GMP synthase: MNREMIIVLDFGGQYNQLIARRVRECSVYCEVHPYDMSLEKIKEMNPKGIIFTGGPDVVFEDGAPRCSKEIFELGIPVLGICYGAQLMSYLLDGVVKKAVVSEYGHTEVDVDTSSKLFDGVSSKTVCWMSHGVYIAEVPAGFRITAHTDSCPVAGMECPEKNFYAVQFHPEVVHTKEGTRMLSNFVYNVCGCSGDWKMDSFVDTTIKALREKIGNGKVLCALSGGVDSSVAAVMLSKAIGKQLTCVFVDHGLLRKNEGDEVEAVFGPEGAYDLNFIRVNAQERFYARLKGVEEPEAKRKIIGEEFIRVFEEEAKKIGAVDYLVQGTIYPDVIESGLGKSAVIKSHHNVGGLPEHVDFKELVEPLRLLFKDEVRKAGLELGIPEYLVFRQPFPGPGLGVRIIGEVTADKVRIVQDADAIYREEIAKAGVDKNLGQYFAALTNMRSVGCMGDERTYDYAVALRAVLTSDFMTAESAQIPWEVLGKVTSRIVNEVKGVNRVLYDCTGKPPATIEFE, translated from the coding sequence ATGAACAGAGAGATGATTATTGTATTGGACTTTGGCGGCCAGTACAACCAGCTGATTGCACGCCGTGTCCGCGAATGCAGCGTATACTGTGAAGTGCATCCTTATGATATGAGCCTGGAGAAAATCAAGGAAATGAATCCAAAGGGAATCATTTTCACAGGCGGACCTGACGTTGTGTTTGAAGATGGGGCACCCCGCTGCTCAAAGGAGATATTTGAGCTGGGAATACCGGTTCTTGGAATCTGCTATGGTGCCCAGCTTATGAGCTACCTGCTGGATGGCGTTGTAAAGAAGGCTGTGGTCAGCGAATACGGACACACAGAAGTGGATGTGGATACTTCCTCCAAGCTGTTTGATGGCGTTTCTTCCAAGACCGTATGCTGGATGAGCCACGGCGTGTACATTGCAGAGGTGCCGGCGGGCTTCCGCATCACTGCACATACAGACTCCTGCCCGGTAGCCGGCATGGAGTGTCCGGAGAAGAATTTTTATGCGGTGCAGTTCCATCCTGAGGTGGTTCACACCAAGGAAGGCACCAGAATGCTCTCCAATTTTGTATATAATGTCTGCGGATGCTCCGGCGACTGGAAGATGGATTCCTTTGTGGATACCACCATCAAGGCTCTGAGGGAGAAGATTGGCAACGGTAAGGTGTTGTGCGCTCTGTCCGGCGGTGTGGATTCCTCTGTGGCTGCCGTCATGCTGTCCAAGGCCATTGGCAAACAGCTTACCTGCGTGTTCGTGGACCACGGTCTGTTGCGTAAGAATGAGGGAGACGAGGTAGAGGCTGTATTTGGACCAGAAGGTGCGTATGACCTGAACTTCATCCGTGTCAATGCCCAGGAACGTTTCTACGCCAGGCTGAAGGGCGTGGAAGAGCCTGAGGCAAAGCGTAAGATCATCGGCGAGGAGTTCATCCGTGTATTCGAGGAAGAGGCAAAGAAGATTGGCGCAGTGGATTACCTGGTACAGGGAACCATTTACCCGGATGTGATTGAGTCCGGCCTGGGTAAATCTGCTGTCATCAAGTCTCATCACAATGTGGGCGGACTGCCGGAGCATGTAGATTTTAAGGAACTGGTAGAGCCTTTAAGGCTGCTTTTCAAGGATGAGGTGAGAAAGGCCGGACTGGAGCTGGGTATACCTGAGTATCTGGTATTCAGACAGCCATTCCCGGGACCTGGTCTGGGCGTCAGGATTATCGGTGAGGTGACAGCTGATAAGGTCCGCATTGTACAGGACGCTGATGCGATTTACAGGGAAGAGATTGCAAAGGCCGGGGTGGACAAGAATCTGGGCCAGTATTTTGCAGCTCTGACGAATATGCGGTCTGTTGGCTGCATGGGCGATGAGAGAACCTATGATTATGCTGTTGCCCTGAGGGCTGTGCTTACATCTGATTTCATGACCGCGGAGTCAGCTCAGATTCCATGGGAAGTGCTGGGGAAGGTGACCAGCCGGATTGTGAATGAGGTTAAGGGGGTTAACCGGGTGCTGTATGATTGCACGGGGAAGCCGCCGGCTACGATTGAATTCGAATAA